CGGAATGAGCGCTGCGGCCCGATCACCGCAGCGGCACGCCTCGTAGGCGACGGGATCGTGGCTGTTCACGATCGTGACCCGGTCGCCATGGTCGCATTTCAAGCGCCGCAGCCGCTCCTGGTTGGCGACACGCATCGTGCGATCCTGATCGCCCTTGCGCTGGAACAGCCCGAGCAGCAGCGGCATGCGTGGGCGGGCGTCCAGCTGGCCGTGGAAGAAATAGGCATCGCCGGCGTGCAGCAGCCATTTGTCGCCGCGTCGCACGGCGACGCCGCAATGGCCGCGGGTATGGCCCGGCAGCGGAACGATCAGGATGTCGCCGCTGCGATCCACGGCAGCGCGGACACCGCGAAAGCCGAACCAGTCCTCGCCGTCGTCGCCGTAGAACTGCCAGTCGGGACGATGCCGCCATTGGCCGGCGACATAGCGACCGCGGGGCGGCGCCGGAGACCCCTCGACGGCCATCGCATGCTCCCCGCGAT
This region of Bradyrhizobium sp. SZCCHNS1050 genomic DNA includes:
- a CDS encoding MBL fold metallo-hydrolase; protein product: MRVHHLNTGTMCPRGGRLVSGSGGLFARARLVCHCLLIESDDGLVLVDTGIGTGDIAAPARLGARWVRQAAPLLDASETALQQVKALGFSPDDVRHILLTHLDRDHAGGIGDFPKAKVHVHRGEHAMAVEGSPAPPRGRYVAGQWRHRPDWQFYGDDGEDWFGFRGVRAAVDRSGDILIVPLPGHTRGHCGVAVRRGDKWLLHAGDAYFFHGQLDARPRMPLLLGLFQRKGDQDRTMRVANQERLRRLKCDHGDRVTIVNSHDPVAYEACRCGDRAAALIPA